A section of the Cryobacterium soli genome encodes:
- a CDS encoding type II secretion system F family protein translates to MTRRPEVPNPIDEVARISERLAVLLAAGVSPVSAWDYLVPPAGADPPERPARGILMPGLLSRRTVPRHGPPGRAPGGLFGRRSGRPPTDAGSRAVLVAAARAAHAGDSVSEAIAHEAQQLPTQPADAWRALAAAWEVATQAGAPLASSLRDLAGAFRDLGQLRRDLAVALTGPRATARMVLVLPFVALLFGALLGFDTVRTLFFTGPGLGCLAAGTLLMVGASRWNRALVASAGAQLTAPGLELDLTAIGMAGGGSLDRARAVARQSAERFGLRPVDTEIATDTVIERVLDLSARAGIPAGELLRSEADQARRDARSAGRQRAESLAVALMIPLGVCVLPAFMLVGVAPLLLSVLSATLGGLS, encoded by the coding sequence ATGACCCGGCGCCCGGAGGTGCCCAACCCGATCGACGAGGTCGCCCGGATCTCCGAACGGTTGGCCGTGCTGCTCGCGGCCGGAGTCTCGCCGGTCTCCGCGTGGGACTACCTCGTGCCGCCGGCCGGCGCCGACCCGCCGGAGCGGCCGGCCCGCGGCATCCTGATGCCCGGGCTGCTCAGCCGGAGAACCGTGCCGCGCCACGGACCGCCCGGCCGCGCACCGGGCGGGTTGTTCGGACGGCGGTCCGGCAGGCCGCCGACCGATGCCGGTTCCCGGGCGGTGCTGGTGGCCGCCGCGCGCGCGGCGCACGCCGGTGACAGCGTGTCCGAGGCGATCGCCCACGAGGCCCAGCAGCTGCCCACTCAACCGGCGGATGCCTGGCGCGCGCTCGCCGCCGCCTGGGAGGTCGCGACGCAGGCCGGTGCGCCCCTCGCCAGCAGCCTCCGCGACCTGGCGGGCGCCTTCCGCGATCTGGGCCAGCTGCGCCGCGACCTGGCCGTTGCGCTGACCGGGCCCCGGGCCACCGCCCGAATGGTGCTGGTGCTGCCATTCGTGGCGCTGTTGTTCGGCGCCCTGCTGGGTTTCGACACCGTGCGCACGCTGTTCTTCACCGGCCCCGGCCTGGGTTGCCTCGCCGCCGGCACGCTGCTCATGGTCGGAGCATCCCGGTGGAACCGGGCCCTGGTCGCCTCCGCCGGAGCCCAGTTGACGGCACCCGGCCTCGAGCTGGACCTCACCGCCATCGGGATGGCCGGAGGAGGCTCTCTCGACCGGGCCCGGGCCGTGGCGCGGCAGAGCGCCGAACGCTTCGGTCTGCGCCCGGTGGACACCGAGATCGCGACCGACACTGTCATCGAGCGGGTGCTCGACCTTTCGGCGAGGGCGGGCATCCCCGCCGGTGAACTGCTGCGCAGCGAGGCCGACCAGGCCCGGCGGGATGCCCGCAGCGCCGGCCGGCAGCGCGCAGAATCGCTCGCCGTGGCCCTGATGATCCCACTCGGGGTGTGCGTGCTCCCGGCGTTCATGCTCGTGGGGGTGGCGCCGCTGCTGCTCAGCGTGCTCTCCGCCACGCTCGGTGGCCTCTCGTGA
- a CDS encoding TadA family conjugal transfer-associated ATPase, which yields MPEPFVAVPSYLSRPSPVTVSAAVHPAAAGGDPAGDVRPDAEPGHARAGADAPPSQALDLLPPVLTRADVSVLGPLAPFARDGTVTDLFVNGEAGLWLDAGHGLVPAPGWHSDERGIRDLAVRLIALGGRHIDEASPCVDVRLADGIRVHAVLPPVSSTGTLLSIRLPRAHRLNLDALAAAGMFGAGDAAAAQLGRLRAAVLDRQNLLVTGAAGSGKTTLLAALLAEAPADERIVAIEDVAELRIDHPHVVGLESRQANLEGAGRIGLESLLREALRMRPDRLVLGECRGAEIRELLGALNTGHDGGAGTLHANSLADVPARLEALGALGGMSPAAVARQTVSAIGLVLHLERRGGTRRLAQVGRFILDAAERLSTVAA from the coding sequence ATGCCCGAGCCCTTCGTTGCCGTACCCTCCTATCTGAGCCGGCCCAGCCCCGTGACCGTCAGCGCAGCCGTGCATCCGGCCGCGGCCGGGGGAGACCCCGCCGGTGACGTGCGGCCGGACGCGGAGCCAGGTCACGCCCGCGCCGGGGCGGATGCGCCGCCGAGCCAGGCACTCGACCTCCTGCCGCCCGTGCTCACGCGCGCGGACGTCTCGGTGCTCGGCCCGCTCGCGCCCTTCGCCCGCGATGGCACCGTCACCGATCTCTTCGTCAACGGCGAGGCCGGCCTCTGGCTCGACGCCGGTCACGGCCTGGTGCCCGCGCCGGGTTGGCACAGCGACGAGCGCGGTATCCGGGACCTCGCCGTACGGCTGATCGCGCTCGGAGGGCGCCATATCGATGAGGCCAGCCCGTGCGTGGATGTGCGGCTGGCCGATGGCATCCGGGTGCACGCCGTGCTGCCGCCGGTGTCGAGCACGGGCACGCTGCTGTCCATCCGTCTGCCGCGGGCGCACCGCCTCAACCTCGACGCGCTGGCTGCCGCCGGCATGTTCGGTGCCGGCGACGCCGCGGCCGCCCAGCTCGGCCGGCTGCGCGCCGCGGTGCTCGACCGGCAGAACCTGCTCGTCACCGGAGCTGCCGGGAGCGGCAAGACCACCCTGCTGGCCGCCCTGCTGGCCGAGGCGCCGGCCGACGAACGCATCGTGGCCATCGAAGACGTCGCCGAGCTGCGCATCGATCACCCGCACGTCGTGGGCCTTGAGTCACGGCAGGCCAACCTCGAGGGGGCCGGCCGGATCGGACTGGAGAGCCTGCTGCGGGAAGCGCTGCGGATGCGGCCCGACCGGCTGGTGCTCGGCGAGTGCCGTGGCGCCGAGATCCGCGAGCTGCTCGGCGCCCTCAACACCGGGCATGACGGCGGGGCCGGCACCCTGCACGCCAACTCCCTGGCGGACGTTCCCGCCCGGCTCGAGGCGCTCGGCGCGCTCGGCGGCATGAGTCCGGCCGCCGTGGCGCGACAGACCGTGAGCGCCATCGGCCTGGTGCTGCACCTCGAACGCCGCGGCGGCACCCGCCGGCTCGCCCAGGTGGGCCGGTTCATTCTCGACGCGGCCGAACGCCTGAGCACGGTGGCGGCATGA
- a CDS encoding FecCD family ABC transporter permease gives MSPEQPSVDFGRRYLRIRTINVAGLVPVRAIVVSAVLAVVILAAGMASMTVGAYEVRLDAVLRAILDPASDPDIRQVVVEWRLPRVLFAVLCGAALALSGGIFQSLTRNPLGSPDIIGFGIGAQFGVTLMMVVLELNTYLFKAAGALLGGLFTALLVYVLASKNTMSSFRLIIVGIGVSAGLGSLTSWILISVSVEKAMMAATWGAGSLASLGFDQLLPATIVFVVVLVAALPLNRTLPILEMGDDAATALGIRPGRTRLASMVLGVALIALVTAAAGPISFIALAAPQIAQRLTRSNTPMGTLPVMLTGAALVVVSDLVAQLLSVPVGVVTVSVGGLYLAWLLAAQYARRA, from the coding sequence GTGAGCCCCGAACAGCCCAGCGTCGATTTCGGTCGCCGATACCTGCGCATCCGCACCATCAATGTCGCCGGACTCGTCCCGGTTCGCGCGATCGTCGTCAGCGCGGTCCTGGCGGTCGTGATCCTTGCGGCGGGCATGGCGTCGATGACCGTCGGAGCCTACGAGGTACGCCTGGATGCGGTGCTCCGGGCGATCCTGGACCCCGCCTCCGACCCGGACATTCGGCAGGTCGTCGTCGAGTGGCGCCTCCCGCGGGTGCTGTTCGCCGTGCTCTGCGGCGCCGCGCTCGCGCTCTCCGGCGGGATCTTCCAGTCCCTCACCCGCAACCCGCTCGGCTCGCCCGACATCATCGGCTTCGGCATCGGGGCGCAGTTCGGCGTCACCCTGATGATGGTCGTGCTCGAGCTGAACACCTACCTGTTCAAAGCGGCAGGGGCGCTGCTCGGTGGCCTGTTCACCGCGCTGCTGGTGTACGTGTTGGCGAGCAAGAACACCATGTCGTCGTTCCGGCTGATCATCGTGGGTATCGGCGTCTCGGCCGGGCTCGGCTCGCTGACCTCCTGGATCCTCATCTCGGTGAGCGTGGAGAAGGCGATGATGGCCGCCACCTGGGGTGCCGGCTCGCTCGCATCGCTCGGCTTCGACCAGCTCCTGCCCGCCACCATCGTGTTCGTGGTCGTGCTGGTCGCGGCACTGCCCCTGAACCGCACCCTCCCGATTCTGGAGATGGGTGACGATGCCGCCACCGCCCTCGGCATCCGGCCGGGACGCACGCGGCTGGCGTCGATGGTGCTCGGGGTGGCCCTGATCGCCCTCGTCACCGCGGCGGCCGGCCCGATCTCGTTCATCGCCCTGGCCGCCCCGCAGATCGCCCAGCGACTGACCCGGTCGAACACCCCGATGGGAACCCTCCCGGTGATGCTGACCGGAGCCGCCCTCGTCGTCGTCTCCGACCTGGTCGCCCAACTGCTGTCGGTGCCCGTCGGCGTCGTGACCGTCTCCGTCGGCGGCCTCTACCTTGCCTGGCTGCTGGCGGCCCAATATGCGCGCCGCGCCTGA
- a CDS encoding ABC transporter ATP-binding protein — protein MTASLLARDITLGYGDTRIVSDLSLEVPDGSFTIIIGPNACGKSTLLRGFARLLRPSTGVVLLDGAELRTLKPKEAARRLGLLPQSSIAPDGITVADLVGRGRFPHQNAMRTWSREDERAVADALAATNTTGLSRRLVDELSGGQRQRVWVAMALAQQTGHLLLDEPTTFLDIAHQIDLMELFADLHRSGTTLLAVLHDLNHAARYATHLVAMRDGMIVAQGDPREIITAELVEAVFDLPCTVITDPVAGTPLVIPLGRRTS, from the coding sequence GTGACCGCTTCTCTGCTCGCCCGCGACATCACCCTGGGCTACGGGGACACCCGGATCGTCTCCGACCTCTCCCTCGAGGTGCCCGATGGCTCGTTCACGATCATCATCGGCCCCAACGCCTGCGGAAAGTCCACACTGTTACGCGGGTTTGCCCGGCTGCTCCGCCCCAGCACCGGCGTGGTCCTGTTGGACGGCGCCGAACTGCGCACACTCAAGCCGAAGGAAGCGGCCCGCCGGCTGGGCCTGCTGCCGCAGTCCTCGATCGCACCGGATGGCATCACCGTCGCCGACCTGGTGGGTCGCGGCCGGTTCCCGCACCAGAACGCCATGCGCACCTGGAGCCGCGAGGACGAGCGTGCAGTGGCGGATGCCCTCGCGGCGACCAATACCACGGGCCTGTCCCGCCGTCTGGTTGACGAGCTCTCCGGCGGCCAACGGCAGCGCGTGTGGGTGGCGATGGCCCTGGCCCAGCAGACCGGGCATCTGCTGTTGGATGAGCCGACGACGTTCCTCGACATCGCGCATCAGATCGACTTAATGGAACTGTTCGCCGACCTGCACCGGAGCGGCACGACGCTGCTGGCGGTGCTGCACGACCTCAACCACGCTGCCCGATACGCCACCCATCTTGTGGCGATGCGCGACGGGATGATCGTGGCGCAGGGGGACCCGCGCGAGATCATCACCGCCGAACTCGTCGAGGCCGTGTTCGACCTGCCCTGTACCGTGATCACCGATCCCGTCGCGGGCACACCGCTGGTGATTCCACTCGGTCGGCGCACATCATGA
- a CDS encoding siderophore-interacting protein, with amino-acid sequence MNIHRGIVSRTTPLTPTLRRVTLEGPGIADFLSTGIGDEYVRVFFPHGDDPTEVSLPVPEGDWWATPPGAPEAPMRTYTISGVRPHVGEVDIDFVIHRTGIAGPWAANARPGHVIGLNSPTGLYAPPADTTWQVLVSDLTGLPAVARIAAGIRAGIRTRIVLEVPDENDRVEFAVPENVEVTWVIGGNGHGPSALGQVVRSIVDARLPLAEGYVWVAGETVALRDVRAYLRRELGLSAARFKVIGYWTPIENWTSKYADLPETVRRELDAIWVDTPHDEPEDVQVRFEARLNQLGL; translated from the coding sequence ATGAACATCCACCGCGGCATCGTCAGCAGAACCACCCCGCTGACCCCCACGCTCCGCCGGGTCACCCTCGAAGGTCCGGGCATCGCCGATTTTCTCAGCACCGGCATCGGCGACGAGTACGTGCGCGTCTTCTTCCCGCACGGCGACGACCCGACCGAGGTCTCCCTGCCGGTGCCGGAGGGCGACTGGTGGGCGACCCCGCCCGGAGCACCCGAAGCCCCGATGCGCACCTACACGATCAGCGGCGTGCGTCCGCACGTCGGCGAGGTCGATATCGACTTCGTCATCCACCGCACGGGCATCGCCGGCCCGTGGGCCGCGAACGCCCGACCTGGCCACGTGATCGGCCTCAACTCCCCCACCGGCCTGTATGCCCCGCCCGCGGACACGACCTGGCAAGTGTTGGTCTCCGACCTCACCGGCCTGCCCGCCGTCGCTCGCATCGCCGCCGGAATCCGGGCAGGCATCCGCACCCGGATCGTGCTGGAGGTGCCGGACGAGAACGACCGGGTGGAATTCGCCGTACCGGAGAACGTGGAGGTCACCTGGGTGATCGGCGGCAACGGCCACGGCCCGAGTGCCCTTGGCCAGGTGGTGCGCAGCATTGTCGACGCCAGACTGCCCCTGGCCGAGGGATATGTGTGGGTGGCCGGCGAGACGGTCGCGCTGCGTGACGTTCGCGCGTATCTGCGCCGGGAGCTCGGCCTGAGCGCTGCCCGGTTCAAGGTGATCGGCTACTGGACGCCAATCGAGAACTGGACCTCGAAGTATGCCGACCTGCCCGAAACGGTGCGACGTGAGCTCGACGCGATCTGGGTCGACACGCCGCATGACGAGCCCGAAGACGTGCAGGTGCGGTTCGAGGCCCGGCTGAACCAGCTCGGCCTCTGA
- a CDS encoding ABC transporter ATP-binding protein produces the protein MAERTDTTLPIATARQVRAVILELLRRHRGRSAAVAALFLAASALGLVMPACLGGIVDAVSSGAAVPDIAGWVAGVAAGAIGAAGVALWGTRVLTGLVQDALASLREDVFSSAMRLPVSTVDDGESADLLSRVTGDVDAVAEAGGNVVPTLLSAAFAVAVSVAALTALDPWLALAGIASVPFYLLGTRAFLRRSRVVFREVRVREAARSQAVIDAVDSAETLTALNEQDHALERVRHRAEDSIRMQIEGVRLRNRLFRWINGGEAVGLVTILATGFALHATATISVGMVTTAALVFHRLFDPIGQLIFALDDIQRATIGLARLVGVIDLARSAPAAGSTGALSSEQAGSLPPRAGNAGIDLLDVSFRYPTTGRGVLGVTLRVEPGTTTALVGTSGSGKSTLARVIAGHHPPSAGSLSVGHGTEHPYYISQELHQFRGSVTDNMRLAAPDATADQIAQALGAVGADWAVSEGMLDGTALVGSDPAPNEGRIQQLAVARALLADPDLVILDEATADVGLRHRPAVEAAILRLRRNRTTVLIAHRLEQASTAEQIVVFADGRATQRGTHDGLLTTPGTYRTFWFAQQGFGPAPLDPPTEQTETP, from the coding sequence GTGGCTGAGCGCACAGACACCACCCTGCCGATCGCGACAGCCAGGCAGGTGCGCGCCGTCATCCTGGAGCTGCTCCGGCGCCATCGCGGCCGGTCGGCAGCCGTGGCTGCACTGTTCCTCGCCGCGTCGGCGCTGGGGCTTGTTATGCCAGCATGTCTCGGCGGCATCGTCGACGCCGTGTCGTCGGGCGCCGCGGTGCCCGACATCGCGGGCTGGGTGGCCGGGGTCGCCGCCGGCGCGATCGGCGCCGCCGGGGTCGCCCTGTGGGGAACCCGGGTGCTGACCGGGCTCGTGCAAGACGCGCTCGCGAGTCTGCGCGAAGACGTCTTCTCGTCGGCAATGCGACTGCCGGTGAGCACGGTGGACGACGGCGAGAGCGCCGATCTGCTGTCGCGGGTGACCGGCGATGTGGATGCCGTGGCCGAGGCCGGCGGAAACGTCGTGCCGACCCTGCTCTCCGCGGCGTTCGCCGTGGCGGTGTCCGTGGCGGCGTTGACCGCGCTCGACCCGTGGCTGGCCCTGGCCGGAATCGCCTCGGTGCCGTTCTATCTGCTCGGTACCCGCGCATTTCTCAGGCGCTCACGGGTGGTGTTCCGGGAGGTACGCGTGCGCGAAGCCGCCCGCAGCCAGGCCGTGATCGACGCGGTGGACAGCGCAGAGACGCTGACCGCTCTGAACGAGCAGGACCACGCGCTCGAGAGGGTGCGACACCGTGCCGAGGATTCGATCCGGATGCAGATCGAGGGCGTCCGGCTGCGCAACCGCCTGTTCCGGTGGATCAACGGCGGTGAAGCCGTCGGGCTGGTCACGATCCTGGCCACGGGTTTCGCGTTGCACGCCACGGCCACGATCAGCGTGGGAATGGTCACCACCGCCGCCCTGGTCTTCCATCGACTGTTCGACCCGATCGGCCAACTGATCTTCGCGCTCGACGACATCCAACGGGCCACGATCGGCCTTGCTCGTCTGGTCGGGGTCATCGACCTGGCTCGCTCCGCGCCCGCAGCCGGCTCCACAGGTGCGCTCTCGTCGGAGCAGGCCGGGTCGCTGCCGCCGCGTGCCGGGAACGCCGGCATCGACCTGCTCGACGTGTCCTTCCGCTACCCCACGACCGGGCGGGGCGTGCTCGGGGTGACCCTGCGGGTGGAGCCGGGAACCACCACGGCACTGGTCGGCACGTCGGGCTCGGGCAAAAGCACCCTGGCCCGCGTCATCGCTGGCCACCATCCGCCGAGCGCCGGCAGTCTGAGCGTCGGGCACGGGACGGAACATCCCTATTACATCTCGCAGGAACTCCACCAGTTTCGAGGGAGCGTCACGGACAACATGCGCCTGGCCGCACCCGACGCGACGGCAGACCAGATCGCCCAGGCGTTGGGAGCGGTCGGGGCCGACTGGGCGGTGTCCGAAGGGATGCTCGACGGGACGGCGCTCGTCGGTTCGGACCCGGCGCCGAACGAGGGGCGCATCCAGCAACTGGCCGTGGCACGGGCCCTCCTGGCCGATCCTGACCTCGTGATTCTCGACGAAGCAACGGCCGATGTGGGTCTGCGGCATAGGCCCGCCGTGGAGGCGGCGATCCTGCGGCTGCGCCGGAACCGCACCACTGTGCTGATCGCCCATCGTTTGGAGCAAGCCTCGACCGCCGAGCAGATCGTGGTCTTCGCCGACGGCCGGGCGACCCAACGGGGCACCCACGACGGGCTCCTGACCACACCCGGAACGTACCGAACGTTCTGGTTCGCCCAGCAGGGTTTCGGCCCCGCCCCTCTCGACCCGCCCACCGAACAGACGGAGACTCCATGA
- a CDS encoding ABC transporter transmembrane domain-containing protein, which produces MNATPGPVTPRRLFIIALTTQGRGAALVAATGLLMTHALAETAIPVIIGVTIDRAVLPADPAALTGWLGLLIGVFLVLTVSYQSAARLMVTIYGYGEQALRQLALSRILRPRLSTRTLTPGEALTYVTSDAYRVAGVAWSVAQQCATLAAIAGSALAMSAISPLATLVVFASTATMMLVMRLVSRPLESRGLSEQRAATEAGAVAGDFMSGYRVLVGMRARREAERRYVAASDASRIAATAAGRSLAGFEAVSATLAAITTTALAGLSAWFAVEGRISIGELVTVLGLAQFISGSLAYAGSFPSNWIHKFASARRLAEVINADDLLDEPGTGDPIDRPAEVVLAFHAGPGTAGTAVEVRRGELLGIRSADGDAASALSRLLGMRTPSDRGQVTLQVDGAHRDQRDLHPMEYRRRVASLPHRHTITGGTLRDAVRGHGSSDDPRPTLVDIAALHDTVAQLGGWDAEVGEAGRRLSGGQRQRIGLARALHTDAEVLVLHEPTSAVDALTEAHIAGALARHPRTTIVITTSPVLLAACDRVIDLDHTERTADARG; this is translated from the coding sequence ATGAACGCCACCCCGGGCCCGGTGACCCCGCGCCGGTTGTTCATCATCGCCCTGACCACGCAGGGCCGCGGGGCCGCCCTGGTCGCAGCCACCGGTCTACTCATGACACACGCCCTCGCTGAGACCGCCATCCCCGTGATCATCGGCGTCACGATCGACCGCGCCGTGCTGCCGGCTGACCCCGCGGCTCTCACCGGATGGCTCGGCCTGCTGATCGGCGTGTTCCTGGTGCTGACCGTCAGCTATCAGTCGGCCGCCCGACTGATGGTGACAATTTACGGTTACGGCGAGCAGGCCCTGCGGCAGTTGGCCCTGTCCCGCATTCTGCGACCGCGACTCTCCACCCGCACCCTCACGCCGGGCGAGGCCCTCACCTACGTCACCTCGGACGCCTACCGGGTCGCCGGGGTGGCGTGGTCGGTGGCTCAGCAGTGTGCCACGCTCGCAGCCATCGCCGGCTCGGCGCTGGCCATGTCGGCGATCTCCCCGCTCGCCACTCTGGTGGTGTTCGCGTCGACGGCCACGATGATGCTCGTGATGCGCCTGGTCTCCCGTCCGTTGGAGAGCCGGGGACTCTCGGAGCAGCGGGCGGCAACGGAGGCCGGAGCCGTCGCGGGCGATTTCATGAGCGGGTACCGGGTACTGGTGGGCATGCGCGCACGCCGCGAAGCCGAGCGGCGGTATGTCGCCGCCAGCGACGCCTCCCGGATCGCTGCGACGGCGGCTGGGCGCTCCCTGGCGGGCTTCGAGGCGGTGAGCGCCACCCTCGCCGCAATCACCACCACGGCGCTGGCCGGTTTGTCCGCCTGGTTCGCTGTGGAGGGCCGGATCAGCATCGGCGAGCTCGTCACAGTGCTCGGACTGGCGCAGTTCATCAGCGGATCGCTCGCCTACGCGGGCTCGTTCCCCTCCAACTGGATCCACAAGTTCGCCTCGGCGCGGCGGCTCGCCGAGGTGATCAACGCCGACGACCTGCTGGATGAGCCCGGCACCGGCGACCCGATCGACCGGCCGGCCGAGGTGGTGCTGGCCTTCCACGCAGGGCCGGGCACCGCCGGCACTGCGGTGGAGGTGCGGCGTGGTGAGCTGCTCGGCATCCGTTCGGCGGACGGCGATGCGGCCAGCGCCTTGTCCCGACTGCTGGGCATGCGCACTCCCTCCGACCGCGGACAGGTCACGCTGCAGGTCGATGGCGCCCACCGCGACCAGCGCGACCTGCACCCGATGGAGTACCGACGCCGGGTCGCCTCCCTGCCGCACCGTCACACGATCACGGGCGGGACGCTGCGCGACGCCGTGCGTGGGCACGGGTCCTCGGACGACCCGCGGCCCACGCTCGTCGACATCGCCGCACTGCACGACACCGTGGCACAGCTCGGCGGCTGGGACGCCGAGGTCGGCGAGGCCGGCCGGCGGCTCTCCGGCGGCCAGCGGCAGCGGATCGGCCTCGCCCGAGCACTGCACACCGATGCGGAGGTACTGGTTCTCCACGAGCCGACCTCCGCTGTGGACGCCCTCACGGAGGCGCATATCGCGGGAGCGTTGGCCCGGCACCCACGCACCACGATCGTGATCACCACCTCACCCGTGCTCCTCGCCGCCTGCGACCGCGTGATCGACCTGGACCACACCGAGAGAACGGCGGATGCCCGTGGCTGA